The following proteins are co-located in the Cryptosporangium phraense genome:
- a CDS encoding BTAD domain-containing putative transcriptional regulator, which translates to MIDLARLHELADTADREAAGGNPAAALDAAEAGLALWSTEPSTEPNAEGVHRVLVRARALALARLGEPAQALPLLCALVDELPRDEEVLLELLRIEPVDEALSRYDHYRERLVAELGINPGPDLVLWHRRTLRELVASPAPAAGPAGAAGPASGEGSASEAPAGD; encoded by the coding sequence GTGATCGACCTCGCGAGGCTGCACGAGTTGGCGGACACGGCCGACCGGGAAGCGGCGGGCGGGAACCCCGCCGCGGCACTGGACGCGGCCGAGGCCGGGTTGGCGCTGTGGTCGACCGAGCCGTCGACCGAGCCCAACGCCGAGGGCGTGCACCGGGTGCTGGTGCGGGCCCGGGCGCTGGCGCTCGCCCGGCTGGGAGAGCCCGCGCAGGCGTTGCCGCTGCTCTGCGCGCTGGTCGACGAGCTACCCCGGGACGAAGAGGTGCTGCTCGAGCTCCTCCGTATCGAGCCGGTGGACGAAGCTTTGTCGCGCTACGACCACTACCGCGAGCGGCTCGTCGCCGAACTCGGCATCAACCCGGGGCCTGACCTGGTGCTCTGGCACCGACGCACGCTCCGCGAGCTAGTCGCGAGCCCAGCCCCAGCGGCCGGCCCGGCCGGCGCGGCCGGCCCCGCCTCCGGGGAAGGCAGCGCTAGCGAGGCGCCCGCCGGCGATTGA
- a CDS encoding SDR family NAD(P)-dependent oxidoreductase, with protein MSEHPRSAPNQSGVSLDLRDKKALVTGSTQGIGHAIARGLASAGAQVVVNGRSADRVDAAVKQIRADVPGADVRGAAADVTTAEGADAVRDAVPDLDILVNNLGIFGAKPVLEIDDDEWRRYFDVNVLSGVRLTRTFLPGMIERGWGRVMFISSDSSVVTPVEMVHYGMTKTALLAVSRGFAKAAAGTGVTVNSVIAGPTHTGGVEDFVAELVGDDLPWDEAQARFMREHRPQSLLERLIEPEEIAHMVTYLASDLASATTGGAVRVDGGYVDSILP; from the coding sequence GTGAGCGAGCATCCGCGGAGCGCACCGAACCAGTCCGGCGTCTCCCTCGATCTCAGGGACAAGAAAGCGCTGGTCACCGGGTCTACCCAAGGCATCGGGCACGCGATCGCGCGCGGGTTGGCGTCGGCCGGGGCACAGGTCGTGGTCAACGGCCGGTCGGCCGACCGGGTCGACGCGGCCGTGAAGCAGATCCGGGCCGACGTCCCCGGGGCCGACGTCCGCGGCGCCGCGGCCGACGTCACGACCGCCGAGGGAGCCGACGCGGTCCGCGACGCAGTGCCCGACCTGGACATCCTCGTCAACAACCTGGGCATCTTCGGGGCGAAGCCCGTGCTCGAGATCGACGACGACGAGTGGCGCCGGTACTTCGACGTCAACGTGCTGTCCGGCGTCCGGCTGACCCGCACGTTCCTCCCCGGGATGATCGAGCGCGGCTGGGGCCGGGTGATGTTCATCAGCAGCGACTCGTCGGTGGTCACGCCGGTCGAGATGGTGCACTACGGCATGACGAAGACCGCGCTTCTGGCGGTGTCGCGCGGGTTCGCGAAGGCCGCGGCCGGCACCGGCGTGACCGTCAACTCGGTGATCGCCGGTCCGACCCACACCGGCGGCGTCGAGGACTTCGTCGCCGAGCTGGTCGGCGACGATCTGCCGTGGGATGAAGCACAGGCGCGATTCATGCGCGAGCACCGCCCGCAGTCGCTGCTCGAGCGGCTGATCGAGCCCGAGGAGATCGCCCATATGGTCACGTACCTCGCGTCCGACCTGGCGTCGGCCACCACCGGCGGCGCGGTACGCGTCGACGGCGGGTACGTCGACTCCATCCTGCCCTAG